aagttctgaagcaaccccagtaacccatggtagttctcttcaggctttgtcattctataatgagtgaggaatgggagataagacttgggcagcgagttcagtattgcatctttcccaagctgcttatgcaagagaaagccgagcttgctcaatcgttccatcagctcgatcatgtacaatacatgatcagtgacagaggcaccatcatgcattttggcgttgaagatggcacaactagtcttgtgcctctcgacgtcatcggatgtgccaaaggcatcctccaacacttaaagcatgtccttttggctgagccgtctcgaatctacgactgaactcgtcgctcctgatagccagcatgatacagcgcaccatggtccgatcactgagccacttctggtaagtgtctctgactgttccacgtgcattgacagctggctcctcaggtgcaggatccattatcacatataggatctgttcatgctccaagactatcttcaactttcggtactagctaccgaagttgggtcccaccaacttatcattgtccaacaatgatcggagcgataaggaagtggccatatttacacaaaggagaaccataacctagatagtaattgattcattaaacctaaagatttggactttaatcaaaaggtttctcccactattttattcgaattggtagcctctacctccaattcgaggaattaccctaattccttagcgggtactagaatccacttagactgcacacaagcccaactttggttggccaacccatgtacatctaagggtaggttcataactaattgtttctctaaacaatttttagtaattttaattttgccccagaaacctaatcagtaggctttggcctccactgtaaggatccagttaggtccaaccattaacatgatcatacttggtgtatccaacgaatgattaagcccaactttggttggctcacctaaccaccattagagagacactttcaagtcgtcatatgatgagtgataattccattagtcaacaagcaccaggcctttgggtctgcaatgattattgagttaatggactcattatcaaacaccttaatgggaggctatgactcagttatctccataactttatcattttaaggacctaataattttagagaatttaaataatatagaggatgaagtcagatgaaccagcttatcatgatcctcccactggcttcaccaagtcagcttaagggagaccagggctggttaggagcacctaaatcagtcacactgatttatctagctgacatgggtcagctcgaatagtcaagtgatccgatcaaaacataatttcaccaagaggccaggtaagttcgatcagtgggagggtctgccaaagcttgccttagacaccatcagaaatggccaggtaagcgggctcccaattaaaaaccaccggtctggtttaccttagacaccaactggtttaattaatttcgattagatcaatctaacagttcgtgctagaccgcttagccaagaatcaagtccatttggttctcgttaaagacatggacttgaccaactacaactattgtaattgatctagagaatcctttacctaatctaagacaacaattgattagatttagtcaattctctaattaagtccatcttcactctaaccataggtctaacccaattaatgaacctaattcccgctaacccattaacccaatgtgttatggtttgtgtcttaggttcttcaattcacaatcctagaacctatttaaataacttcttaattcttaattaagttttgggctgagggttgggttggcttttcaaaaaataattttcatatttgtaaaataattttacaatatgattctaccaaccatattgcatgtttgattcataatcaagatgcaagtgaaataaatatgaaactactttagatctaatctaaacaggttcatgtaattgaaataatttcaactttaaacaatttctttgcacaaaaattattaacaaagagattttatttcatatttaaacatcttttaaatctaataaatcataaatttaatctagatatatctaacaaatttatgattaaagatagatctacacaaactaggacaacctttgcactgtaaggggtaaaccttacagcaggacaaccatgcagtttgtgattgatctaaaattttaatttagatttaataatcagattataaattaaatttaatctaaaaaataatctaagcatgtataaataatcatgtaataaagaacctaggctctgatccaattgttggaaccagatctagggtttcagggttagatcttgaaactttttcaagatcatacagtggaagactaaaataaatcaaaatttattttctaaaattagaaaatctctagatctaagattctattacatgattattacatagcattaaatcaaaaattaaaatatataaatatagcatgaactacatgttgatcatatcaacatgtttctatactacatctaatgtatgtattaaacaatagatcagatctattaccttgcaagttagatgttctaaccttattgatctgggtttgagaatgatgttgcaagccgcatacgcatccggcctctaggagtcatccacacgagcccacgaatctcgatcagaagtcctgcttcagaaaatcagcacagtatgctagtactgcgctgatccttctttgatggttgatcaagtgcctccttcttcttgatttggactcttccaaagatgaaaagtagaaggaggagtttcaaatctgagacgctctcagaaaactcaagatggagggaggaaagatatgaaaacaaaaatcctagaagaagaccctcttcttcttcacgtttttctctctagacatccaaacttgcatcttttatatcttcacgacccaaaggtatttctctctaatttttggatggcacaaaggtctctcaaatttctgacTTTCTATAAAAgtttacgaagaaactcatcttatatagagagatatgatagagtccttgtctaggtcaaacacctagtcaaggcttatccaaacatggcaagttaagggacgcccaactcttgagcacatccttcatatttttatgcatggatcaccagaaaaggatgcataatgtataccctaaaagtcatgaaaatttcaaaaaaaatttggataaatttggtgtaaaattgaaagagttttggatttctaaaactctatctcatagaattcgaaatccaaacttattccttttttatttgatccaaaccacctttcatgtaagaaagaagagaggagaccttttgtgaatgtgagagagatctgggagagggcttttgtcacacaaaataagtgaagattggcgttgaataagagagagggcgtggagaaggcttatgtggcgcaaggtggaatcctagtcctactaggattctgtcttatgacttattttaatttagttttccaaaccaaatcaaatcaaaattagatcaacctaattaaaataggtcttaacccaattaagaatctaatttaatcagattaaattagatttaaatctgatttaattttctaatcaaattagaaattagattgacccaagtcctagttgaactaggactagtttttctttgcacttggtttatccaataaaccaattggacttgatccaatcaagtccaaactaaatctaattaaatcatatttaattagacttaatctcagcccattggcttaatcaaattaagccaatcagtaatcgaattgctaatagatcctcctgcaacacttgcactggattaaatgtcaatcgtattgatcatttaaccctagaacgattcttaatcgttgatcaaccattcgatcggatcatgaactctaatgtgtgtgacctcataggtccgaacctaagccggtaccataggaataaatttttataccaatcgaagtgaccatctagcaatggtacccgacgaccggataggtcgaatgtgtagaacaacatccttagaacccatgcggatatagttttcatataattcatcttcttgaccaaaatgatcataggacaccccagagtttaactgtcaactctgatcaggttgtccacattgtatttcaaaatatcaaatccatctgatggattatcctggccaaggttttgctaaattgaaatacagtgactcattcttctccaactcttggagtggtcaatcccatctcgatcacactctgactttgtaagtacttgactgtgcccagaagccttctgtccctgaattagaaattcagttagtccagtaccaaagcacagtgagttgcttgcaagtcactgaggcgatctcaggtctaagggacacttatacctatatcccatcagagacattctcgataacagaatactctgaagttggtcatgttcaatgatgatgtactcttacatctcacctgtatgccataccagtgtctccacactccttggttaagaggacaaccaacccatatggcctacagcgacctatgctcgatagaagctgtcgtccttattaatagcttatcatttggtcgtgaacagttttaaggagtaatcgataaatcctctctttatcgaacttaaatagtcctaaggacttcatcataacaatggagttcattagaagacgaaagcttatgatgaagatgccaaatatatattttacttattaacaaatcaattacaatacttggttgctcaaccgtcaacagcttgacgattggctttttgggacacatttctcaacatctAATTTGTTGGAGGTTTGGGTTAATCATTTTATAAAGAAAGATTAGTTCAAAATTATTCCAATTGTCAGAAAATGTAGAGTTAACTTacttcaaattaattctagatatattGAATTCTAGATGAGCGATGAAAGCTTATACAATGATTTTAAATATagaaagtagatcaagatttaattttaatatggCATGCTCAAgaaatagtaaagataaagaaacttaaaattttattctagttttatctagaaaaaaaatttggaaggttGGATCTTTTGCTGGGATTCTTTCAATAGCCTTAGAGAATTCGATGGGTTCATATCAAAGTGCATAATAAAAGTATAGTGGTTGAATAATACTAAAACTAGTTAAGAATACTAATACAGTAAGTGAtataaatagagatttgatttttgtaaaAGAGACTACCATCAATAAATGAAAGGGTAAGATTATTTATTTTTGGGCTTGTTTAGACGTTGCAATACTATCTTCAATAATTGGTTCTTTTATTATAGTAATGGTTAGAAGAATTTTGAGCATGTAATGATCTAGATTTTTTTATGTTTATGAAGAATAGATAGGGTTGATTATGATTTTTATGTAAAATTAATCAAAAGCAAATAATTTCATAGATatgaaattatgaaatttcaatctaAGATTAAGAAATCAAAGAAATTCATTATCTTACAAATAGAAATAATCTAGTTTTGAAATACTGTATAATTATTTATGTTGAAAACTCATGGAACAAGTACTTTGAGATGTAAATAATTTGAAAACTTAAGGATAATATGAGGGTTATGTATTTTAATGTTTGAAATCTCAAGTATGTCAAGtttcaaagatgaaactttttttaAGAAGGGTAGAATATAATATCCAGTCCTAAGAAAATCAAGCCCACTCGATTGGCCCACCAactccccccaaaaaaaagaaagaaagaggaagcaaatgaagaagactcccgttgggagtcttcttccacccaaaatcACTGGAGGAGAAGTCGAATCTGAGGGATTCGGCCTCCCCTCCACTCTATaagactccctctctccctcctaaGCAACCCACGATCACCACCGGCCTTCCTCCTTctttctcttggattttttcattaaaatcacCGACACCCTCTTCATGTTCACCTCAAATTTTCATAGAAGATCTCACCGAAGCTGGAGGTAAGCCCTGGCCCACCTTCCTCTCTTGCTTTCCCTCCTTTTCATGGCATGGCGCACCCTCGTCAGCCATCGGGTTCgtcgaaaaatccacaaaaaacCAAGACtatgttttgctctgttcggccgaGCCATCTCCCTCCCTTTTTCGGCCACCAGTACTGCTGTCTATGATGTTGCAcccctaggtttggacccccactCCTCTACCTATTTTTTTCGAAGGTCATGACCATCGGTGATCGACCAATGAtcgaaaaaaattcaagaaaaggaGGCAgtcctttatttttttattttttttctaacttttcgTTGGTCGAACCTCATCGCCAGCCATCCCTGGCTCTATCGTCATCCATCGCTACCGTCGGACCACCAACCGTGCCACCACGGCCTGTCGGACGTCGGATAGTGTCCCTCTGGTCCTCCCTTGTTCGgtcaaagaagaggaaaggaaagaagaaaagaagaagagaagaaaaagaaaaagaagaaaaagaaaaagaagaaaaaatgaagaagaagaaaaaaaagagagagaggattttctctctcctctctccccttctttctccctcttttcctctctttctctctcattctctctctaaatttttttctctttctaaaattttttcctctTACTCTCTCTCTAACTgtatcacagatcctaggataaatttgagataaaaataagatgatctgaaatcACTTCGAAAGTCATGCAGTAAGTTGGATCCCAGtctgatctttatttgaaatttatagcatctgatcacagTTAACCCATATTGAGTCAtcatgatatgacctctgatgatccgaTCATGATTGTCTCTTTTGAAGGATATaaaaattctctctccactttctctctctattttctctcttatgaCTAACTTTCTCTttttaagaaggtctatgaatcttgTATCGAATCATGTTTTCATCTTTTAAGAACCTATATCGACTCCAACAAGATGACCTAAAACTACTTTGATATTTATGCCATATGTCAAACCAATGTCGGACCTGTCAGTATCTTCGAAACTCATTATAGATAAAccttattgattgatcttgatcttgatcaaattatgctctataattttttgattagagtcacttaaatctgaccctcagctcGAAGATCCTGAATTGCCATGatgtctggatggtccgacatgtCTGGTCAACAgcttttttcttatgatttaatcttattatattcatcgaataaaaattgatgatgatttaatattttaaataggattagttgattcttctaacgatgtctgaagatctaagatgaacgaggtaagtgaaTCTTACACTCCTTATTTATTTAAATCTTCATAGTTTTCATGCATATGACTTTTTatcgatgaaattatatttttttcataaaataaggatcaacatatataatatgaaaaagtatgttttattatgagcattgattttatgaatatattttatgaaaatagcatggttatgaaatatgaattttatagttttttcacctatatatatgtatgttttaagaaaaagatataaagatttcaaaggctctcagatagttatgaatgaatttcttcgagaaggtcgacatccggagctagcatctatACGAAATATGGCTCCACCAacggatataaagttggcacacgaaataaaaactctgtcgattaaaaAATATGGTCCTATCAtgagtataatagtgatcttagcataaatatctgtgagtaatattttgaaacatgacacgaatacatgacaagaatgctttatgattcatgtttatgaaatattcatgatttatgcatgcatgattggtttatgacttgttttattatatgttctataaaatactttattttatattatctgttattttttaaaaattatattatcataaaaaaatttatgcttgatccgataaggaaatGCAAGTTTTACTTActaggctagtgtagctcatattctttttatttttttcttttacagaaAAAAAAATGTTAAGATCGATGAAGGATTTAAACTTGAGAATctacatagcaagcttgaaaatttgatagtaaaaatttagtttattttatgatcatagatTTGTAGTTACTTATTTACGAATGTTGAGATTTGgggttggtacttgcttttgaATTTAAATACTCTGAACCAATatcgatttaattatttgatgaataataaaattgaatcttttattataacttatttttgatggattttagttgattatgattgattggcttcgTATTATCGTAGGCTCCATCCCTCAATAGTATGGCCGTATTATATCCCGAATTTAGGGCATGATAGTTTATGCTCTTTGCTTTCACTCTATTGTTGGGATTGCAATGGTGGAAAGTAAAGTTTATACTCTTTACTTTCACTCTTTCTACTTCCATGCTCCAAAATTATGGTATATGATGCCCTCTATTTATACCAGTAAGGTCCTTATTTGACGAATTTTTTTCTAGCTAAATGAAGAGAAGTTGCACATTTTCTACTATTCTATAGAGGTTCACTTTCTACTATTCTATTTCTCTTTCTATTCTAGTAAAGTTTAGTTAATATCAAGTTGGATTCATCTTCTAATTAAAAGAGGAcactaattataaaaataatcaaatattaaatttaagTAGAAGCTAGATTTTGACTCTTATATCCTTCATCTTCAATCACACTATCAAATTCTTCTCAAATTAGAAGttatagttttcaaaatattCAATTATGTCTTGCCTAGGGTGGGAGTTGTTAATTTGTGTATCTTATGCAGACCTACCAAAGTGGCCagactgatccatgatgggttagATTATTCTATGACGGTTAGTTGATCATCTtggattaataatattatatgttatattataacaaattaaaaatatattaatataattatatatctaataatagtaaaatattactATAATATCTATACCTGTAGTTTATTTTTGTGAGGAtctgtatatatatttatttagtcTTATATCAGTTGTTCATTGGAAGATCTTGGATGCTTATATTGGACCAAGAaactcaaataatatttttcgaCTAACTTTCTTAGGTGAGATTCTGGATTGTTATAAAAAGATATCAGAGTCGATCTAGCTTATAGTTTATATAGACTAGGGATACTACGATACAATTTCGATAGGACTGATAATGAGTTGATCATTATGTTTATGAATTTGAATGTATAGATTTCAATTTTTAACCCAATGAGGATGCTATGGCTTAAACGGGAGAAGTATGTGAGGACTCATATAGATGTATATTTAGTTCCATATAGGTTAATCACTAGAAAGATCTTAGATACTTATATAAGATcaagaaattcaaataatatatttcaattaatcttttttaaaaaaatttattatataagtatAATTATTATTAACATATCACCATTATGTATTATATTTTACAATGTTATATATACCACATTGTTTGTAGTTCAATATTTATTCAAATATCAatatatacaaattataaaaagATCAACAATATGTTAGAAATATCTCACATATAATACTAGATCTGCTTAACAAGAAACAAATTCTTATTATAATATATGCAATTGCAATTTACACACTAAACATATACAATATCATATGTTAGGTTAAGTCTAATATGCTatgatattttctataatatattatataatagttGTAACATTAATTacatattatattgatatttatatagTACATTTGAAAATgtagaattaaaaatagataTGGACATATGATATATAAAATGGAATACACTATTATAGTTCATTACTctacaatatattaatattattttcatattttaaaattaaattctgatATATTTCATTATAGGTAATTAGGTTGTATTTATAGAGATATTGTACTTTACATTTGATATTCATTACATCTTGCAAGAATTCCTTAATGTTTATATCACAATATATAATACATTACAACAAACCATCTGCACCATTAGGGAAAATATGGGTTGTTTATTTTAGTTTTAGTTTATTTTCCAAAAAATTATATAGATAATATCTTATGCTATTCTATGAAATATTTAGTATGGCCATGCCATATGGTATCACTTTTCATGCTTCTTTTGTTGGAGATGATCCTTGCTATCTTAAGTCAGAAGTTACATTTGACAGGGAGTATATAAAGCTAGAGTGGAAAAAGATTTTTAACTCATTTATttcattttaatataaaatattaaaaatatttatttatatttttaaataaatattaaaaaataaaaaatatattttttatttaatttaaaataaatattttaagaaaacaaaatattaattatttttttatttgaagtgAAATGAAAGTTGGTACTTGGACACCTTTGGAGGGAGATAATATCATGGGCCATGGATCCTCTGTGATGTGCATGTGGCACTCCGTGATGTCCATGTGACACTCCAGATCATGATGTAAATAAATATACGATCGTCATTAATAGATGATGGCCATTGAATAAGAAGTTTATGAGCGCAAGCACTATAATACAGAGTGCGTCTGTAGGATGGCGCGGATTCTCTGACAGCAGCTACCCATGACGTACTCCGCGGTGCCGGTATAATACTGTTTGAACCTCATATATCTCCCCAAGTAGGGCGCTTATCTCAACACGAGTCCTGATCCGGTGACAACGACCATTGAGGGATGAGAATGGGGGGCTGGAAGCTCGAGTCCATCAACAGCTGTTCCTCTCCCTCTCTGACACGCAGCAGTGAGATGTCAACCACCGAAtctctataaaaaattttagacatcCGGGCTCAAGCAAGCATGCCTACACCCACATATAGCTGTACAATGATATTATTTGTATTCTTTCCAGAAGAACGAAACACAAACAGCCACAAGGCTGTCCCAACGAGACTTATTTTATATGataccaaaaattaataaaataaagttGCCTTTGCCCATATAAAATCCCCTGCACCTTCTTCCTCTTTGCTTCAACGCTTCTTTCCCTCTCTTCTACTTCTTCCTCTTGGACAAAtgggttcttcttcttcttcttttctagcTTTATGGCTGTGTTTCTTAGGCTTGGTCTCCATGACCACCCTGGCTGCCCCACCAAGGAGACCCATCAATGTTCCATTCCAGAAAAATTATGTGCCAACATGGGCTGGTGACCACATCAAGTACTACAATGGAGGCAACGAGATCCAGCTCTACCTGGACAAATACACAGGTAAATCACTTCAAGAAGAATAAAAGTAGATTCCCCATATTCTAAAAGCGTTTAGATGCCCGGTATCCATATGAACCtactaccctttttttttttttttttaggcactgGGTTTCAGTCCAAGGGCTCTTACTTGTTCGGTCACTTCAGTATGCAAATAAAGATGGTTCCAGGGGATTCTGCTGGAACTGTCACTGCCTTTTATGTAAGTGGCCTCTTTTTGGGAGATTACTGAAATGCTATGGCCATTGGCCATTGTGTAAACCGTTTTCTATATGAACCACTTACccataattattttttcttttttttttttccctatgaTTTTGTGATGGTTTTTGTTCAGCTTTCATCTCAGAACTCAGAGCATGATGAAATAGACTTTGAGTTCTTGGGCAACAGGACGGGTCAGCCCTACATCCTCCAGACAAATGTGTTCACCGGTGGCAAGGGAGACAGGGAGCAGAGGATCTACCTCTGGTTTGACCCAACGAAGGATTACCACTCCTACTCTGTACTCTGGAACTTGTACCAGATTGTGTAAGTTTTATCTTCCTTTCCTTTTGGTTTGCTTGTTACTCTAGGGTAGCTATGATTAAGCCCATGAAGATGCCCATCCTAAGGTCTTCTTTAAATTGGTTACATAACAAAATCCCTCAAGGATGGAGTAGACTAAGTCTTGATAAAAACACTAGCCCGTATTCTTTATTGGTTAGCCCTTGCTCATGTTGAAATTGTTCAAAAGAGCTCTTTCTTTTTCAGAAATATCTGTATCAGCTCACTAATTGCCCGATGATCATGCCATCTACTTTGGTAGTAGGGCCTCTCGGGTATCGACGTGATGTACAGAGACAActacaagaaataaaaaaaaataaaaacaagggGCGAGTGGGTTTGTGTCTCGAACTAAGAGTCCTAAAGTAGATAGCCAGGTGAGGTGTCCTCTGAGCAAACAGTAATATCACATGCACACAGAATCCAGACATCAATTGCAGACAGCCCAGATGGTAGGGCCTCTTGAGATGCTTTTAAGAGTCTTGATTGGATGTCATTAGTCACCCTTACTCCTCATAACTCATTGCTCTTGACCATTGGGCctggagcttttttttttttttttttttttgggtgcctAGGTTCAATCCTTCTGGTAATTTTCTTCATCGGCCACCTTCCATGTAAATAAAGGTAAAAGAATGTTGGgtcgaaaaagaaaaaaaagtgacaCCTCCGTAGATTATGGATGACTTTAAGCTGTCTTGAATTGATGAGCCTTTTTCATGGGTTGGAGACTTGTAGTCAATAACATTAGTCAAATAAGCCCTCCTTTTTATAAAAGAATTTTCATTGTCTTGATGCGGTGCTACCTAAACTTATGTTCCcccatttttattttttgaggcaTGTCCTGCGATTTATATCTGTCATCTGGCAATACAAATTTATTAATGTAGTTGGACCTCATgcatcgatgcagttttttttttccttcttctgaaGCAATTCTATCAGGGTCCCGAATATGGAATTCATGCATGATATTTTCGGTGGCCTTATTCTGTGCCTGACAGTGGATGTCATTTTACTCAAAAAAAGACAGTGGATGTCATGTGTTGGACTAATAATAGAGGTTATTGAAATGCGCATATAAAAATGCCATATGAAATTACATTCAAAATATCAGATTCCATGTTGTTTTTCATTTTCCTTTTTGAATTTTTGGAGTGACTAACTATTGAGTTATGCAGTCATATTTCAggtttatttgaaacaaaatatgAGGTTATGTTGGTACAGGATTCTAGTAATGAATTattgaagaaaatcaaataagTGATCGAAA
The DNA window shown above is from Elaeis guineensis isolate ETL-2024a chromosome 8, EG11, whole genome shotgun sequence and carries:
- the LOC105036312 gene encoding xyloglucan endotransglucosylase protein 2 — protein: MGSSSSSFLALWLCFLGLVSMTTLAAPPRRPINVPFQKNYVPTWAGDHIKYYNGGNEIQLYLDKYTGTGFQSKGSYLFGHFSMQIKMVPGDSAGTVTAFYLSSQNSEHDEIDFEFLGNRTGQPYILQTNVFTGGKGDREQRIYLWFDPTKDYHSYSVLWNLYQIVFFVDDIPIRVFKNSKDLGVRYPFNQPMKIYSSLWNADDWATRGGLEKTDWSKAPFVAAYRGFHIDGCEASAEAKFCATQGRRWWDQKEFQDLDGYQYRRLRWVRQKYTIYNYCTDRSRYPTMLPECRRDRDV